The following are encoded together in the Ignatzschineria indica genome:
- a CDS encoding AbgT family transporter, producing MQKNLERPIVTAEKRSWFDRVESFGNKIPNPLYLFVIFCLLIAILSAILSGINLEVIHPVTNDVVSIRNLISGEGLVYILQSTVSNFIDFKPLGLVLCMMIAVGLVQEVGLADSAIKALLLNAPRRFVTASIFIVGIVGNLASDAAFVLVPPLAGIIFAATKRNPIVGICAGFVAVAAGFTANIFIAGTDVLLSGVTNEASKIINGVEITPAANWYFMLLSVPFLTILGTWITEKIIEPRFPITADYNDNLAPAGGDDYQVTAKEKRALKITGFYALLFVLLLIATIYPEDSPLRNSSGGLVPSPFLSGMIPIIMTFFISCAIVYGIFAGTIRHFDDLPILLANALKNVGGYIVLVFFIAQFIGWFNWTNLSMWLAVSGADFLAEIELPNVVMLGALVILAGLINLVVFSGSAQWAMMAPVFVPLLMLVGVEPEAIQMAYRIGDSTTNVISPTNPYLPMVLALIAQYNAKVRFGTFLSIMLPYCLIFISSWTVLFLIYYSLGLPLGPM from the coding sequence ATGCAGAAGAATTTAGAGCGGCCCATTGTGACGGCAGAGAAGAGAAGTTGGTTTGATCGAGTGGAATCATTTGGGAATAAGATCCCTAATCCGCTCTATCTATTTGTTATTTTTTGTCTCTTAATTGCGATACTATCCGCAATTTTAAGTGGTATTAACCTAGAAGTGATCCATCCTGTGACGAATGATGTGGTCTCTATTCGCAATCTCATTAGTGGAGAGGGTTTAGTCTATATTTTACAATCAACGGTGAGTAACTTTATCGACTTTAAACCGCTCGGTTTAGTACTCTGTATGATGATTGCTGTAGGTCTTGTGCAAGAGGTTGGGTTAGCTGATTCAGCGATTAAAGCGCTTCTACTCAATGCGCCGCGCCGTTTTGTGACCGCTTCTATTTTTATTGTTGGTATCGTTGGCAATCTCGCATCAGATGCGGCATTTGTCCTTGTTCCTCCTCTCGCGGGGATCATTTTTGCAGCAACTAAGCGGAATCCTATTGTGGGAATTTGTGCCGGCTTTGTTGCTGTTGCAGCGGGGTTTACTGCAAATATCTTTATTGCCGGGACAGATGTGCTTCTCTCCGGTGTCACCAATGAAGCCTCTAAGATTATCAATGGTGTTGAGATTACACCTGCGGCAAACTGGTACTTTATGTTGTTATCGGTGCCTTTTTTAACCATTTTAGGAACATGGATTACAGAAAAAATTATCGAGCCACGTTTTCCTATTACGGCAGATTACAATGATAATTTAGCGCCGGCAGGGGGAGATGATTATCAAGTTACTGCGAAAGAGAAGCGCGCTCTAAAGATTACAGGGTTTTACGCCTTACTCTTTGTTCTACTCTTAATTGCAACGATCTATCCAGAGGATTCTCCCTTAAGAAATAGTAGTGGTGGTCTTGTCCCATCGCCCTTCTTAAGTGGCATGATTCCCATTATCATGACCTTTTTTATCAGTTGTGCAATTGTCTATGGGATCTTTGCCGGCACGATTCGCCATTTTGATGATCTACCAATACTATTAGCCAATGCCTTAAAAAATGTGGGGGGTTATATTGTTCTCGTCTTCTTTATTGCCCAATTTATCGGTTGGTTTAACTGGACCAATCTTTCGATGTGGCTTGCGGTTTCGGGGGCTGATTTTTTAGCAGAGATAGAGTTACCCAATGTTGTGATGCTAGGGGCTCTGGTGATTTTAGCAGGGTTAATCAATCTTGTTGTCTTTAGTGGTTCTGCCCAATGGGCGATGATGGCGCCGGTATTTGTCCCGCTCTTAATGTTAGTCGGTGTTGAGCCAGAAGCGATTCAGATGGCATATCGTATTGGGGATTCCACGACCAATGTAATCTCGCCTACAAACCCCTATCTACCGATGGTATTAGCGTTGATTGCACAATATAACGCGAAAGTTCGCTTTGGAACTTTCCTCTCTATTATGTTGCCTTATTGTTTGATCTTTATTAGTAGCTGGACAGTTCTCTTTTTAATCTACTATAGCTTAGGGCTACCGCTAGGACCGATGTAA
- a CDS encoding RDD family protein translates to MTTYPRALLHRRLGALLYDILAIFALEMVIAVIFLPFNGGNAIEADHPLFPLQRTLFALLPFIYFLFFWLRDAHTTGMRAWRLRIQQIDGRPITAQRAILRLLTAIISWIPLGLGFLWVFVSPTRLAWHDKLSGTEIIQLPKKEKQSNKKRA, encoded by the coding sequence ATGACAACCTATCCCCGTGCCCTACTCCACCGCCGACTCGGCGCTCTGCTATACGATATTCTCGCGATCTTTGCCTTAGAGATGGTGATTGCTGTGATCTTCTTGCCCTTTAATGGTGGCAATGCCATTGAAGCGGATCATCCCCTCTTTCCCCTTCAACGAACACTCTTTGCGTTGCTCCCCTTTATCTACTTTCTCTTCTTCTGGTTAAGGGATGCCCATACAACCGGCATGCGCGCATGGCGTCTACGTATTCAACAGATCGATGGTCGTCCTATTACAGCTCAACGAGCTATTCTTCGCCTGCTTACCGCGATCATTAGCTGGATTCCATTGGGCTTAGGCTTTTTATGGGTCTTTGTCTCCCCAACTCGCCTCGCCTGGCATGATAAACTCTCCGGCACTGAGATTATTCAACTTCCTAAAAAAGAGAAACAATCTAACAAAAAGCGCGCTTAA
- a CDS encoding amidohydrolase, giving the protein MNEGERRGVLADIQEGNIQEEDSQAHCVKRHRAQAILQEIEGWQEEARAIRHAFHQHPELGFEESATSAKVVELLTAYGVDKIDLSFAKTAVIATIAGRYEGPMIGLRADMDALPIVEQNQFTYRSEYPGIMHACGHDGHTTMLLMAAKYLAKYRNFAGTAILIFQPAEEGRGGAEQLVVKENFLARYPLDAIYAMHNWPTLPAGTFAIKPGSIMASSDRIFITIKGQSGHAGLPQLTQDPLLVATHIYQGIQGLVARTVDPLSPLVVAITQIHGGETTNAIAGSAEMAGTIRTHDEKLRHKIIAQLHLLVESMGRAFGMEATMRLGPISHPVTVSSELEAARAISVATELVGADQVKLDIEQQMTSEDFAFYLERVPGCYLFIGNGTVATEAGAPIGLHHSHYDFNDDITPLGASFLVGLVESYLSSK; this is encoded by the coding sequence ATGAATGAAGGTGAGCGAAGAGGCGTTTTAGCAGATATTCAAGAGGGAAATATTCAAGAGGAAGATTCGCAAGCGCATTGTGTTAAAAGGCATCGTGCTCAAGCGATTTTGCAAGAGATCGAAGGCTGGCAAGAGGAGGCGAGAGCGATCCGTCACGCTTTCCATCAGCACCCAGAGTTGGGATTTGAAGAGTCAGCGACAAGCGCGAAAGTGGTCGAGCTCTTAACAGCTTATGGTGTTGATAAGATCGATCTCTCCTTTGCAAAGACGGCAGTAATTGCTACTATTGCCGGCCGTTATGAGGGACCGATGATTGGTCTTCGAGCAGATATGGATGCATTGCCGATAGTAGAGCAGAATCAATTTACCTATCGCTCTGAATATCCCGGCATTATGCATGCATGCGGTCATGATGGTCACACCACGATGCTATTGATGGCGGCAAAATATCTTGCTAAATATCGAAATTTTGCCGGTACGGCGATCTTGATCTTTCAACCTGCGGAGGAGGGAAGGGGAGGTGCCGAGCAGTTAGTTGTTAAAGAGAATTTTTTAGCGCGTTACCCTTTAGATGCGATCTATGCGATGCATAACTGGCCTACATTGCCGGCGGGAACTTTTGCCATTAAACCAGGTTCGATTATGGCAAGTTCAGATCGAATCTTTATCACCATAAAAGGACAGAGTGGTCATGCCGGGCTTCCGCAGTTGACACAAGATCCTCTTCTTGTGGCAACTCATATCTATCAAGGGATTCAGGGGTTAGTTGCAAGAACTGTCGATCCTCTCTCACCTCTGGTGGTGGCGATTACCCAAATTCATGGTGGAGAGACGACCAATGCGATTGCTGGCAGTGCCGAGATGGCAGGGACGATCCGCACCCATGATGAAAAATTGCGCCATAAGATCATTGCACAATTGCATCTCTTAGTAGAGAGTATGGGGCGCGCTTTTGGGATGGAGGCGACAATGCGTTTAGGGCCGATTAGCCATCCCGTCACAGTGAGTAGTGAGTTAGAGGCGGCTAGAGCGATCAGCGTCGCAACAGAGCTTGTAGGTGCAGATCAGGTCAAACTCGATATTGAGCAGCAGATGACAAGTGAAGATTTTGCCTTCTATCTCGAGCGGGTGCCGGGTTGCTATCTCTTTATTGGTAATGGCACGGTAGCAACAGAAGCGGGTGCACCGATTGGTCTGCATCATAGTCATTACGATTTTAATGATGATATTACCCCTTTAGGGGCCAGTTTTTTGGTAGGTTTAGTTGAGTCCTATCTTTCATCGAAATGA
- a CDS encoding hydantoinase/carbamoylase family amidase gives MEEEMMREGMMKGERVRSEEARNLKILQLVGQIDQPSIFADFAALKALTDSDQPYTRRAFTDQYLAGRAWLVERLSALGLTPYYDAIGNLRARLEGERAETIYFGSHTDTVPGGGLYDGILGVIAGISVLQSIITSGEKPQYSLELIDFLAEESSDWGLSCIGSRGLAGVLSEQDLARKNPYTDEVLADAIVKMGGEAPFQSDLLSPKSGNCFVELHIEQGPLLEALDREVGIVSGIVGIDRVEINISGKQNHSGTTPMTLREDALVGASALITRIHQLAIEMAAEAALEQGYFVATCGRLITTPNAINVVPGAAQLVVDIRFSRTQYRDRFLEALKEQQSHIEKQYQLSSKLTRLSTTEPVLFDRALQAQATSWAERLGYRSHSLLSGAGHDAAFMAQLMPTVMLFIPSVDGLSHHAQELSHEADIIRGISLFSALILDLSL, from the coding sequence ATGGAGGAAGAGATGATGAGGGAAGGGATGATGAAGGGGGAGCGGGTGAGATCGGAAGAAGCGCGAAACCTGAAGATTTTACAATTAGTAGGTCAGATTGATCAGCCATCGATCTTTGCTGATTTTGCTGCTTTAAAAGCATTAACCGATTCTGATCAGCCCTATACGCGCCGTGCATTTACCGATCAGTATCTAGCTGGTAGAGCATGGCTCGTTGAACGATTAAGTGCATTAGGTTTAACGCCTTACTATGATGCCATTGGCAATCTTCGGGCGCGTTTAGAGGGGGAGAGAGCGGAGACGATCTACTTTGGCTCCCACACAGATACGGTACCGGGTGGAGGGCTCTATGATGGTATCTTAGGGGTGATTGCCGGGATCTCAGTGCTGCAAAGCATCATCACTTCCGGAGAAAAACCGCAATACTCTCTAGAACTAATCGATTTTTTAGCAGAGGAGAGTAGTGATTGGGGGCTCTCTTGTATCGGCAGTAGAGGTTTAGCCGGCGTATTGAGCGAGCAAGATTTAGCACGAAAAAATCCCTACACCGATGAAGTGTTAGCAGATGCTATTGTCAAAATGGGGGGAGAAGCGCCCTTCCAGAGTGATCTGCTTTCACCAAAGTCGGGAAATTGTTTTGTTGAACTCCATATTGAGCAGGGACCTCTCTTAGAAGCATTGGATCGGGAAGTGGGAATTGTCTCCGGTATTGTGGGAATCGATCGTGTGGAGATTAATATTAGCGGTAAGCAGAATCACTCCGGTACAACCCCGATGACCTTAAGAGAAGATGCCCTTGTGGGGGCATCGGCATTGATCACAAGGATTCATCAATTAGCGATTGAGATGGCAGCAGAGGCTGCGCTTGAACAAGGCTATTTTGTAGCAACCTGTGGCAGGCTCATTACGACGCCTAATGCGATCAATGTTGTGCCGGGAGCTGCGCAACTGGTAGTGGATATCCGTTTTTCTAGGACGCAATATCGGGATCGTTTTTTAGAGGCGCTAAAGGAGCAGCAGAGTCACATTGAGAAGCAGTATCAGCTCTCAAGTAAGTTGACGCGACTCTCTACTACAGAGCCTGTTCTTTTCGATAGAGCTCTTCAGGCGCAGGCAACCTCTTGGGCCGAGCGGTTGGGATATCGATCTCATTCGCTCTTAAGTGGTGCCGGACATGATGCAGCCTTTATGGCACAATTGATGCCAACGGTAATGCTCTTTATCCCTTCGGTCGATGGATTGAGTCATCATGCTCAAGAGTTGAGTCATGAGGCAGATATTATTCGGGGAATCTCCCTCTTTTCTGCGTTGATATTGGATTTATCGCTCTAA